CACTCATCGAAAGGTACTGAAGCGAGATGTTCGCCGTGGTTGCCGTCGATAGTTCACGCTTTGCCTGCTCAGCGGCCTCTTTCAGACGCTGTAGGGCAACGGGGTCCTTCCCGAGGTCAACACCGGTCTTGCTCTTGACCTGCTGGATCAGCCAGTCAACGATGCGCTGATCCCAGTCGTCGCCACCGAGGCGGTTATCGCCAGCGGTAGAGCGAACCTGAATCGTGGAGAATCCGTCCTCGTCCTTAGCCACCTCAAGCAGCGACACGTCAAAGGTGCCTCCACCGAGATCGTAAACCAGGATGAGTTCCTCTTCCTTGCCCTTATCTAGACCGTACGCAAGTGCGGCTGCGGTGGGCTCGTTGATGATACGAAGAACGTTCAGACCAGCAATCTGGCCTGCATCCTTCGTTGCCTGACGCTCTGCGTCATTGAAGTATGCGGGAACGGTGATAACCGCATCGGTCACGGGCTCACCGAGGTACGACTCCGCGTCGTGCTTTAGCTTCGAAAGAATTCGAGCCGAGATCTCCTGCGCGGTATACGTCTTACCATCGATTTCCTTGGTCCAGTCAGTGCCCATGTGACGCTTGACTGAAGAGATGGTGCGATCAACGTTTGTCACTGCCTGACGCTTTGCGATCTCGCCAACCAGCACCTCTCCACCCTTGGAGAATGCAACTACCGATGGGGTCGTGCGAACGCCCTCTGCGTTCACGATGATGCTGGGCTCACCACCTTCAAGCACCGCGAGCGCGGAGTTGGTGGTACCCAGGTCAATGCCTACTGCCTTAGCCAAAATGGCCTCCTTGTTTTCGTTAATGTCCTTGGCTTCCCGGTCAAGAACTGACCGACGGCCGAACCATTAGTTCAACCTTTAGCCTCATGGACTCAACTTTAGAGGTCTTTGGTGAGTGGCGCAACACCAAATGTTGATTCTTGAGTCACATGGACTCAACTTTGCTCTCAAATGCTCAACATCGCAGAAGCAAACTCCCCGGAGGATAGCCGGTGATACGGCTCCATCCGGGGAGTTTGCAATCAGACTGCAGTCAGTAACGACCGTCAGCTCACCTGTCTAGGCGGAGACTGCCGAGCGACGCTTGTTGTAGACGTCGAAGGCAACCGCAAGCAAAAGAACCGCACCCTTGACGATCTGCTGGGTGGAAGTCGAAGCGCCCATCAACTGCATTCCATTTGAAAGGACAGCCATAACAAGACCACCAATCAAGGCACCGTTTACCCGTCCAATACCACCGGTCGTCGAAGCGCCGCCCACGAAACAAGCCGCGATGGCATCAAGTTCGAACATGTTGCCCGCGCCCGGTTGCGCACCGTTCATACGAGCGGAATAAAGCACGCCCGCAACACCGGCAAGGAATCCCATGTTGACATACACCCAGAAAGAAACCGCGCGCACGTTAATGCCAGAGAGTGCAGCTGCCGTCTTGTTGCCGCCAATCGCGTAGACATCGCGACCGAAGACCGTTTTCTGGGAAACAAATCCGTAAACAAGGATCAGCACAGCCAGAATGATCAGAACAATTGGCAGGCCACGGGCACTTGCGAGCTTGTAGGCAAATGCCATAACGACCGCAGCGATAATCACCATCTTTACAACGAAGATCCACAGGTTACCGACAGATTGGCCGTACTTCGCCTTTTCTGAACGAGTACGCCATGCCGAAACGATGTATCCGACAACGCCGATTGCAAAGATGACCAACGTGAAGTTATCGACCCCGTACCCGCCAAACAGTCCATTAAGGAATCCGTTAGCGATGTTGTAGTACCCCTTCGGGAACGGTGAAAGCGAAACATTGTCAAGAACGTTGTAGGTAAGACCTCGGAACATCATCATTCCTGCAAGGGTGACAATGAAGCCTGGAATTCCAACGAATGCAACCCAAAATCCCTGGAACGCTCCAACCAGAACACCGACGAGAAGCGCTACCAGAACCCCAACCCACCACGGCATACCCTGGCGGATTACCAACACTGCTGAGATAGCACCGGTCAACGCCACAACCGAACCCACAGACAGGTCGATTTGACCGAGCACGATCACGAACAGCATTCCGATCGCTAGCACCAGAATGTACGAGTACTGCAGGACGATGTTCGTCAGATTATTGGGCGACAGAAACGTCGGCTGCAGAATCGAGAAAATGATGACGATCGCAACAAGTGCGAGGAAGATGCCTGACTGCCGAAGGCTAGTGCCAAACGTGTTTTTCAGAAGATCCCGCGTTTTGCTCACGCTGCCTTCTCCTTCTTGGGTTCAATGGTCATTAGTCTCATGAGTTCTTCTTGTGTCGCGTCCGCTGTCGGCATCTGACCCGTGATGCGCCCATACGCGAGTGTGTAGATTCGATCAGTGATCCCCTGCAGCTCTTCGAGCTCCGAAGAAATAACCACGACCGCTTTGCCCTGCTGGACCATTTCGTTGATTAGGGTGTAGATCTCGTATTTCGCACCAACATCAATGCCTCGTGTCGGTTCGTCGAGGATCAGCACGTCCGCATCGGTGTACAGCCACTTGGACAAAACCACCTTTTGCTGATTGCCTCCCGAGAGCGAGCCCGAAAGCTGAAGCACATTGTTGGCACGAATATTCATCGTGTCCTTGTACCTTGTTGCAACCGCTAATTCCTCGTTATCGTTCACAACACCGCGGGGTGAGTGCTTATGGATTCCGGCTATCCCAATGTTGTGTCGAATGTCGTCGATCAAATTGAGGCCATAGACCTTTCGGTCTTCGGTCGCGTAGGCAACCTTGTTCTTAATTGCCTTCGAAACCGACGAGAGGTCGACTTCTTTGCCGTCCTTATATACCTTGCCCGAAATCTCGGACCCGTACGATTTCCCGAATAGACTCATCGCCAACTCGGTTCGGCCCGCTCCCATCAAACCGGCGATACCGACAACTTCGCCCTTACGCACGTTGAACGAGGCATCCTTTACGATTACCCGACCCGGCTGCGTGGGATGATAAACGGTCCAATCCTTGACTTCGAACAGTACTTCGCCGGGATTCGATTCACGGTCCGGGAAGCGCTGACTCAGTTGACGACCGACCATCATCCGTACGATGTCATCCTGTGTCACGTTCGGATCATGCATGTCGAGAGTACCGACGGTCTGACCATCACGCAGGACCGTTGTTCGGTCTGCGATCTGCTCAATCTCATTGAGTTTGTGCGAAATAATGATGATGGTGACACCGGAGTCGCGTAGCTGACGAACAAGCTCTAGTAGCGCCTCGGAGTCGTTGTCGTTGAGAGCAGCGGTCGGTTCGTCGAGCACCAGCAGATCTACGTTCTTCGCAAGCACCTTTCCGATCTCAACGATTTGCTGTTTACCAACCCCCAACTGTCCGACTGGAGTAACAACCGGTTCATTGAGACCCACTCTTGCAAGAATTTCGGTTGCCCTATGGTTGAGTTCGTTCCAGTTGATAGAACCCAAAATGCCTTTTGGTTTCTCTGAGCCAAGAAAAAGATTCTCAGCAATTGATAGATAAGAAACCAGGGCGAGTTCTTGGTGGATAATCCCGATTCCTGCGTCCTCTGATTCCTTTACCGAGTGAAACTTCGCGACTTTTCCGC
The sequence above is a segment of the Actinomycetaceae bacterium MB13-C1-2 genome. Coding sequences within it:
- the mmsB gene encoding multiple monosaccharide ABC transporter permease, producing the protein MSKTRDLLKNTFGTSLRQSGIFLALVAIVIIFSILQPTFLSPNNLTNIVLQYSYILVLAIGMLFVIVLGQIDLSVGSVVALTGAISAVLVIRQGMPWWVGVLVALLVGVLVGAFQGFWVAFVGIPGFIVTLAGMMMFRGLTYNVLDNVSLSPFPKGYYNIANGFLNGLFGGYGVDNFTLVIFAIGVVGYIVSAWRTRSEKAKYGQSVGNLWIFVVKMVIIAAVVMAFAYKLASARGLPIVLIILAVLILVYGFVSQKTVFGRDVYAIGGNKTAAALSGINVRAVSFWVYVNMGFLAGVAGVLYSARMNGAQPGAGNMFELDAIAACFVGGASTTGGIGRVNGALIGGLVMAVLSNGMQLMGASTSTQQIVKGAVLLLAVAFDVYNKRRSAVSA
- a CDS encoding sugar ABC transporter ATP-binding protein is translated as MTDNILEMKDICKSFSGVQVLKDVNFDVRRGEIHALCGENGAGKSTLMKVLSGVYPYGTYEGDIVLGGKVAKFHSVKESEDAGIGIIHQELALVSYLSIAENLFLGSEKPKGILGSINWNELNHRATEILARVGLNEPVVTPVGQLGVGKQQIVEIGKVLAKNVDLLVLDEPTAALNDNDSEALLELVRQLRDSGVTIIIISHKLNEIEQIADRTTVLRDGQTVGTLDMHDPNVTQDDIVRMMVGRQLSQRFPDRESNPGEVLFEVKDWTVYHPTQPGRVIVKDASFNVRKGEVVGIAGLMGAGRTELAMSLFGKSYGSEISGKVYKDGKEVDLSSVSKAIKNKVAYATEDRKVYGLNLIDDIRHNIGIAGIHKHSPRGVVNDNEELAVATRYKDTMNIRANNVLQLSGSLSGGNQQKVVLSKWLYTDADVLILDEPTRGIDVGAKYEIYTLINEMVQQGKAVVVISSELEELQGITDRIYTLAYGRITGQMPTADATQEELMRLMTIEPKKEKAA